From a region of the Pogona vitticeps strain Pit_001003342236 chromosome 7, PviZW2.1, whole genome shotgun sequence genome:
- the TMIGD1 gene encoding transmembrane and immunoglobulin domain-containing protein 1, producing the protein MILPGAPDLLCKAALLALAFLPHTATGVGLAINANSADHSLPTSPGLTQSLRCTVQNHMQDEQVRWFREGRQVSLKDGNQVNASSICVSPVTVEDDGVSFTCKLARNDSVQVSVTLDVKFAPILSGEDPPPAAEESDVTLSCHVKANPPARMSWWKNDSTLTLEKSRYQILQTAEVLQLKIQSVQKSDAGTYTCVAQSTDGEAKRSFHLVVEDKKIPFPTEAVITAAVVVFLTILFAVVARREKIFKCFKKAKASPTNTAL; encoded by the exons ATGATTCTGCCCGGAGCGCCAGACCTCCTTTGCAAAGCAGCTCTCCTTGCACTGGCGTTCCTGCCACATACGGCCACAG GCGTAGGGCTGGCCATTAACGCTAACTCGGCCGATCACAGCCTGCCAACAAGCCCAGGCCTGACGCAGTCCCTCCGGTGCACGGTGCAAAACCATATGCAGGACGAGCAGGTGCGCTGGTTCCGGGAAGGCAGGCAGGTCAGCCTGAAAGACGGCAACCAAGTGAACGCCAGCAGCATCTGTGTCTCCCCTGTCACCGTGGAGGATGATGGCGTGTCCTTCACCTGCAAGCTGGCCCGAAATGACTCCGTCCAAGTCTCTGTGACCCTGGACGTCAAGT TCGCCCCTATCCTGAGCGGGGAAGACCCTCCTCCAGCCGCAGAGGAGAGCGATGTGACGCTGAGCTGCCACGTCAAGGCCAACCCTCCGGCTCGGATGAGCTGGTGGAAAAACGACAGCACGCTGACCCTGGAAAAATCCCGGTACCAGATCCTACAGACCGCTGAGGTCTTGCAGCTGAAGATCCAGAGCGTCCAGAAATCAGACGCTGGGACGTACACCTGCGTGGCCCAGTCCACTGACGGAGAAGCAAAGAGGAGCTTCCACCTGGTCGTCGAAG ATAAGAAAATCCCATTTCCAACGGAGGCCGTCATCACCGCAGCCGTGGTGGTTTTCCTCACCATCCTCTTTGCTGTCGTAGCGCGTCGAGAGAAGATCTTCAAG TGCTTCAAGAAAGCAAAGGCGTCGCCAACCAACACCGCTCTGTAG
- the BLMH gene encoding bleomycin hydrolase produces MSDPGLSLKKIESFSQNLKAEPRYLLAQNVASAADPLEVCLERGVVQDTLQVFQHAIPAEGKPVTNQKNSGRCWIFSCLNVIRLPFMKKFNVEEFEFSQAYLFFWDKVERCYYFLHAYVETAQKKEPVDGRLVQFLLANPSNDGGQWDMLVNLIEKYGLVPKKLYPESYTTEASRRMNEILNHKMREYCLRIRNMVETGCNKEELCGAVDTMIEEVFRVVTICLGSPPETFTWEFYDKEKNYHRIGPISPLQFYKEHVKPVFNMEDKICLVNDPRPKNEYYRLYTVEYLGNMVGGRKTLYNNQPIELLKKVAASSIRDGEAVWFGCDVGKYFNSKLGINDMNIYNHKLVFGVSVKNLKKDERLIFGDSLMTHAMVITAFTEKEDKGDAFEKWRVENSWGEDRGNKGYLIMTDDWFSEYVYEVVVDKKHVPEDVLAVMEQEPVVLPAWDPMGALAK; encoded by the exons ATGAGCGACCCAG GGTTGTCCCTGAAAAAGATCGAAAGTTTCAGCCAAAACCTGAAAGCCGAGCCCCGGTACCTGTTGGCGCAGAATGTTGCCTCCGCCGCTGATCCGCTGGAGGTGTGCCTGGAGCGGGGTGTGGTTCAGGACACGCTCCAGGTCTTCCAGCACGCGATACCTGCCGAGGGCAAGCCCGTCACCAATCAGAAGAACTCAG GACGCTGCTGGATCTTCTCGTGCCTGAATGTGATCCGCCTCCCGTTCATGAAGAAGTTCAACGTCGAGGAGTTCGAGTTCAGCCAGGCGTACCTCTTCTTCTGGGACAAG GTGGAGCGCTGCTACTACTTCTTGCATGCGTATGTGGAGACAGCGCAGAAGAAGGAGCCCGTTGATGGCCGGCTGGTGCAATTCCTGCTCGCCAATCCCAGCAATGATGGTGGACAGTGGGACATGCTGGTGAACCTCATTG AAAAATATGGCCTTGTTCCCAAGAAGCTGTACCCGGAATCGTACACCACCGAGGCCTCCAGGCGGATGAATGAGATCCTGAACCACAAG ATGCGGGAATATTGTCTCCGGATCAGAAATATGGTAGAAACCGGCTGCAACAAGGAGGAGCTCTGCGGGGCTGTGGACACCATGATCGAGGAG GTGTTCAGGGTGGTCACCATCTGCCTGGGGAGTCCTCCAGAGACGTTCACCTGGGAGTTCTACGACAAGGAGAAGAACTACCACAGAATCGGGCCCATCTCCCCGCTCCAATTCTACAAGGAACACGTCAAGCCCGTCTTCAACATGGAAGACAAG ATTTGCTTGGTCAATGACCCTCGGCCCAAGAACGAGTACTACAGACTGTATACGGTGGAGTACCTTGGTAACATGGTTGGAGGGAGGAAGACCCTTTACAACAATCAGCCAATTGAGCTCCTGAAAAAGGTGGCAGCATCTTCCATCCGGGATGGAGAG GCTGTGTGGTTTGGCTGTGATGTTGGAAAATACTTCAATAGCAAGCTCGGCATAAACGATATGAATAT ATATAATCACAAGCTGGTATTTGGCGTGTCGGTCAAGAATCTGAAAAAGGACGAACGGCTGATCTTTGGGGACTCCCTGATGACCCACGCCATGGTCATTACGGCCTTCACAGAGAAG GAAGACAAAGGCGACGCCTTTGAAAAATGGCGTGTGGAAAACTCGTGGGGCGAAGACCGTGGGAATAAAG GTTACCTCATCATGACGGACGACTGGTTTTCCGAGTACGTCTACGAAGTGGTGGTGGACAAGAAGCACGTGCCCGAGGATGTCCTGGCGGTGATGGAGCAAGAGCCGGTGGTCCTGCCTGCGTGGGACCCCATGGGCGCTCTGGCTAAATGA